The Arachis ipaensis cultivar K30076 chromosome B05, Araip1.1, whole genome shotgun sequence nucleotide sequence TAGTTCCGCCACGAGTGGAATTGTTCTCCTGGTTTGTTTTGGTAGGCCGAGTCAATACAAAGGATCGGCTTAGTAGACTGAAAATCCTACAATAGAATGATACTATGTGCATGTTATGTAAGAAAGATGCTGAAAATATACAACATCTGTTTATTACCTGTGAGTactcttggcaggtgtggtgtgcttggatCTCGGCGTTTGGACAGGAGTGGATTATCCCCGGTACTGTGAGAGAGCAATTTGAGAGTTGGAGATTTGTGACAATGAAAAAAGAGGTACGCAAGTATTGGCTAGTTGGTTTCTTCTCAGTGATATGGACTATATGGTTACGCAGAAATGATGTCATTTTTAACAACAAGATAACAGGGATTAGAGAGTGCGTGGATCAATCCTTTTCATATGCCACAGAATGGTGTTATAAATAACTCATGTTGTTGATGATAATGCCGAAAATGACATAGGAGTTATACGACTGTTATGGTTTGTTTTGTCTTTCTTGCTCTACATGTGTGTTGAGCTATTTctttccaaaaaaataaaaatatagtagtGGGTTTAGTATTTTATTAACACCAACAAATTACCCCAATTTTTTTACTACACTACCTTAGGCCACATCAGTTGTCATGTATTAATCACTTACCAAAAAGGCAAAAACTTTATACAAATTGCAATATAAGACACTAATTAACTACTAACTAGGTGGCTTCACCAATatcctaatttttatttattttagcaaCGTTCGATTTCATTCTTGTTGGATGAGTTATATAATAAGGCTTGTGTTTATGCTTAAGTTGAGACTTGAGAGTGACCATTGAAACATGCTCACACTCTAAGGAGAATATACAGTATGGTCGTTGTTTATCTTTTGTGTTGGAGTTCAGCGGGTGCTTTTTACTAATTTGAatatttggtatttttttttgtatgaatATCACACATTTAAGGGTCAAATTTGtgggttttatttttttaaaagaaatttacaaatttaaaagtcatatttgattttttttattttaaaatattttaagtatataaatattcaaaacaaattaggattttatttggTTCCAAAAACCTttgtttttatttctaatttttaatttaactaatCCGAAAGTCGCTTTTTAATTTCTATATAGATGGAAGGCTGGGGTTGAACCACGTTATGGGAAGGAGGGGTGCTGCACAAAGGGGTGGTGTCAGTTTACAGGAAAATCGGACCATGGGTGAAGGTTGAAGGAACTCGTACCGTACGATATGCAGCTGGCCAACAACTTGGACCCTGCGACATGTAGCTCACAACACGGATGGTCCGTTTTGTGCCTCTCTGGACACTCGTCGTGCAACCCTCACTCCCCAAACGGTGCCCCCAACATAGTGCATGGAGTAGGACTCTCACCATCCGATATCTCACTTTTAGCCTTCACTCTCAACCTCCAaactccattcttcttcttcattcttctgcTGGTAATGGTTGTGTTTggtgaaaaattaaagaaaatgccGAAAAAATATAAAACCAAAGATGTTGATCGCCCTGAGCTTCATATTAGACACTATCTCAACCATTCTGATTATGTAAgtttatttaatattttgttaaatttttataattataaatattgttcttACAATTTAGTTGTTCTTATTGTTGTTAGGATCTGAGCTTAGAAATATACATAGAATGGTTagaagtattttttaatttttttttattttttcctgaattttttttattatttattatttaaaattattattgttatggtctgaatttttattattgttgttacatAGAATCTGAAAATGTAGTTAGAATTTATGTAAAACagacatagttttttttttttaagtttgtttaattatttttaatatatttattagtgTTAGGAAGTGAAGTGAGAATTAGTatttagaaaattaattataaaatgtAAACCggtatattaataaaattatttatagaacgttattttttttattttttttctagttATAATTGTTACATAGAATCTGAAAATGTAGTTAGAATGATGTTATGTTGACAAACaaactcatttttttttaaatttgttttattgtttttaatatatttgttaGTGTTAGGAAGTGAAGTGAAAATTAgtatttagaaaaaaattataaaatgtaaatcagattattaataaaattttttgtagaatgttttttttttgtatttttttaattttttctagttATAATtgttagaaaattaaataatattgtgGTTGTCAGTAATGGAATGTGAGAATAAAAAATGAATGGTTAGTATTAATTTTTAACAGATATTTAGTTTGATTTcgttaataataatgataattgtTAGGAAATTAATTATTCATAATTGTTATTAGAAAATGAATTTAGAAatataatgagaatgattattagtattttttagaatttatatATATGTGTTTAACTTTACATAAGTAATAGTTAATagataattaaaaatacaaattataatgttatatattaaaaaaattggaatctactgggaataaataaataaccaaCATGTCTAATGTTGTCATATTGTTGAGAATTGATTAGGAATGTATTTATTAGTTGATGTCATTAATAGTTAGTTTTTAGAAATTTCAAGGATTAGTGAAATATTTCTTGTAAATATTTGTTTTACTTTGAATTAGTCAAATAATTTATGAATGTTGTGTGGATTCAACTACTATGCGTTGTTGAGTTAGCTGGGCAAATTTTGTTAATGATTTGTTCTACTTAAAAATTTCTTGTCGCCTAGTAGTTAGTTAGTATTAGTTAATTAGTTGACTAATAATTTGTTATGTTTTTTGTAGAAATTAAGAATGGTGACGTGTAACCATCCAGTTCCTCCTGATAGCGTACTTCATACTCCCGTACCGTCCTCGAATATCCTGTACGATGAAAAGatacaaacaaaattaaagagGTAAACACACTTATTGAAGGTAAATCTGTTAGTAAATTAATTAGCTTTGCTGAGCGTTACCTAAATTGACGACCAGTTTCTACAAGTACAGGGCCTTGAATTTTCTCAGAAAATTCGATTCTATATGCCTGATGCAAAACATATGGAAAGCTCTTGGAGGTGACCAAGCACCGTTACTCCTTTTCACAGCGGCATTTATGGATTCATGGCGGTCGGATATCAGTCTCACACCATCCCGAGTTACTACATGCTGACGAATGTTACTAAGGAAAAAGTACCatgcatcagaagtctctccctccaTAATAGCAAACGCAATTGGGACGATATTGTTGTTGCCATCTTGTGAAACTGCCACTAGTAGACAACCATTGTACTTTCCATACAAGTGTGTCCCATCAACCTGGACAACTGGCTTACAATGTCTGAATGCTCTAATACAGGGGTAATAACTCCAAAAGACCCGATGCAATACCCGAATATCAGTCACCAAGTCATCACCTTGATATGcaggcatagtctcaaaatgAACAACAGCTGATGGCTCCttatgacacatggcctcaaaccatataggCAAGGCCTCGTACGATGCTTCCCAGcctccaaatatttttttcactgccttttgcttagccaaccatgctttccgATAACTAACGGTGTAGTTGAACTTCGATTGCACCTCTGCTATAACCGATTTTACCTTTAAGGAGGGGTCAGCCTCAACCaacggctttattgcttctgcaattgtaTTCGAATCCAACTTCGAATGATCCTGAGAAATTGTTGCTCTGGTACATGTGTGACTGTCATTATACCTCCTTATAACCCAACAGTACTTCCGGCTGATCATGCTAACCCggataagccaatcacaccctgacccatactgtgtacacttagcataaaatgtcaacggctcagactcatacacccgGTAGTCTACGCTTCTTCGTATGGTATACTCTTTTATCGCCTTAATAACAGCTTTCCTGAAAATGAATTCCATCCCAACGGCAAATTTACTATCTGCGACAAAAGGAATTTCTGCCACAAGAACAGCCATacaaaatatatttaaaacaCAAATATTGTAACATCGAAAATAAACGTAAACAAGTTGTTACTGCATCATTTATGACATAActccaatttttttatatttaactaGTTGACTTATTTACAATGATTGCGAATTTATCTTCCACTAATTTACTAACAGATATTAATTTCTATTTAACTACCTCACTGTTTTACTATTTTACTAATAAATACTAATTTATATTAATCTAATTTACTAATTTACCAATTTATTAATAAATACGAATTTATATATTTACTGAAGTTTTCTAACATAACACATAAATCCTAACTGCTATTTGACTGATTTACTAATTTCTATATAATTCCTAATTTATATTCAACTAATTCAGTCACTtgctaaaaaaataaatttcttaaACTTAAATACACAAACaggtaaacaaaaataaatactaaTCCAATATATTTTCACACCTTACTTAGCTAGTTGCTCCAACTATCAACATAAATTACTAAAAAATACTAATACATTTTATAAATATAGACAATTACGTACCAGCACCGGTATAATCCGGAAACTCcggaacatgcatggcttccaaatccAAAACTCGCATAAATGACGGCTCCTCAAATAGCACTTCGTTTGCCAATGCATTTGCCACATCTGACACATCGGGAGCCATAGGTCTGTCACCTTGATCTTCATCTCCATCTGGACCAACAACTTCGTAGttgctttcgaactcttcttcGCTGTCGCTATTGTAATCTTCTCGTAGAATATTCCAGTCGGCCTCAGATTGCTcgaactcaacatacaactcgatgAACGCGAGTTGACTCTgattttcaatatacattgaaaacatctcttgcatgctcGCCTCGTCCGttacatatttggtttgaaactggACGAATCCACCAAACACTTGTACAGGGTATCTATATAGAATACAGGCTACTCTTCTTACCATCTCAGAATGAatcttttcacagatcacaccttTGAGCTCTTCAAATGAGATTGTGAAAGGAATCACAACATCTAACGGATTTTCACAAACAAATCTTGCTCCTTCAGATGTTTGTAataaaatctgaccaaaataatacaccTTCAATAAAACTCTGTCACTCATTATTCTTAATCacctaaacaaaataaaaaatttgagaacTAGATCTGTAACTATAATCTTAAGTAAAGAAGAAACAGAGAAACAAAAACCAGAGGAAAGAaacgttgaagaagaagaagacgcgaGTAGGTCCTCACCAGCATTCAGACACTTTTGTTTACAGTCACCAACAAGTCGGACCCTCCAATTAGGTATACttcattcaaaaaattatttaaataacctAATCGTACCCTCCGATTTCATTTaacgaattaaaaaaaaaatttcctctACTAGCAACTCGGACCGTCCGAGTTCCAATATCATAGCATTCAAAATTTCATCTTCTTCAAATCGGACCTACCGATTTGTTGGTCCAAAGCTGGAAAACAAGCATGTCGCAGGGTCCGACTTCTTGTACCTGACACCAGAAAAAAGGCTGCCCCACATATTGGTATGGAACCCCATCATGCCATATCCCGGAATGACACGCAACCTCCTTTCATATCAATAAAATTGATACTTGAGTATCACATTTGTTAGTTTCTTACTTTTGAGTAAAGTATCTTTGTTGTCTCCAACATTtgggggtaagtcctatttgtgtccctaacgtttaaatcgtcttatttgtatctctaacgtttataaaagtaattcaatattatcctactatcaattatactaacaaattagattatatttttcaattattctcacttggatgtattcattctcaattaggtctcacttggatgtgttcgattttaatattatacccactatttgtgtttagattcaattatgtccttagaaaagtgaattatgtaaatgttgtaggaattagtttcaacttttgatgagctattttttggaATGGATTATCGATTTTATCccaaacatttgtattctaactttaagaagagatttttaaaactcaaactaaagccttcatgatgtgtaattgatgccaagataatattgaatcacttttacaaacgttaaggatacaaataggacgatttaaacgttagagacacaaatagaatttaccctaaacgttggggacaaaaacgatactttactttttactttttaacGTCGTGTTCAAGAAACTACGAGAATAACTCAATTcttttttgtattatttatttatttataaactatAAAAGCATAAGATGAAAAAGATTGTGATATCATATATATTAATGAAATTATATTTAAAACTATGATCGGATGAAAGTGTGACAATTTAtcataaaatagaaaaataacgaGGACAACAATAAAATAACAACCATGCTATGATAAAATATTGGATGTTTTCATTGGAATTACATATTAGAGTGTACTCTTCCCTCTAAAGCGGTTAAACATGTGAAGTGAAAAAGGATTCCTTTTAGATATTTTTATGTAATCTTAAGGTTGAAATTTACTTTGTTTATATACCAtctgatatttaaaaaaaaaatgatacattatgaataaaaaatattattattaactaTATGACTTTAAGGTAGTATATACTTGATAAGATGTACCCAAAAAAATGATTCGAAGAATTTTTTGACGATATTATAAATATGtataatcaattttatgattcatTATTTAAATCGATAAATGTAAATTATAATCACACCATGgcgatgttgttgttgttgtagctcATGATGGTGAAGATGGTTCACTGACATAAACCTTTTTAGCATATCTCTTGGAAAATTACTCATGCGAGTTCTGCTGTTCTCTCTTTCCTCAACAACTTGTGCCATTGAAGAATTTGGGATTGAaacaacaaaaaagaagaaaaaagattaCCTTAGCTCTTTCATGGAAGTAAGAATACCTAGATAGCTCAGAATTCATGAGGACTTAAAAATTGAAGTTTGTTTTTGGTAGGTAACCGAAGATTGGTGATGAACCAAAAGAGAAACAAGGTCGAATCAAATGATTTTTGTACCCATGCAGCGATTAGGGTTAAAAAGGGCTTAGGGATCACATTGGGTTAAACACTTTCAATTGACACTCTAGCATGGCAATCTATTGCCACATTATTGCCGCCGGGAAGCAGTCTAAACAGAAAAACGGAAAGGGACTAAATAGATGCATTTTTTTCAATCTCGAAGACATAAATAGTGTAATTGAAAAGTCAGAGACTAAATCGGTACATTTTGTGAATCTCATGGATTACTTTGAGGTTTAACTCTCGTAACAATGGTAGGTTGTATTACAAATAAATGAATACAAAAGACAAAATTATCCATTCAAATCAAATACATTTTTATTAAAGTGAAAATTTACATacaattatttttatgtaaaattattaataaaaaattattaaataatttaattaaattattatttaatatttttcaattatcatcTAAAGTATTAAGACAATTGTAGAAAAATATtgaagttaaataaataaaaaaaaagtactattaaggagccaatgacctaagcgtacaatatgtacaatgggttaaatttttaattcatGAATAAAATGAATATCACCCAtattatccagaataaccatctgGATAtccagggataataaacatcttatgTCATAAAACCACTCATCCAAAAAGCTTAAGCTGATTTTGGGGTTTATCAAGGATCAaattcttgacctttcggatctagaactctaataccatgtcataaaACCACTCATTCCAAAAACGTAACCCGATAGAACAATGTAATactaatggtcatatctctaatactttctaaaccCGCATTGTACGCTTAGGCCATTAACTCCCTGTACTttctcataaaataaaaaaaaaaaagtcccaAAGCGTCGTCAGCGGTACTATTGTCCACTTCGTCAAAGCTCGCATCCCACTATTTATTCACTCTCTCTCTTGTTTCTCTCTTTGCTTCCTTCTTAATTGAATTTCTCACAAACAGCTTTTGCATCATCTTAACGCAAATCATGACTAGTTCCTCCGCTACCGCTCGCAAGGTTCTTaacccctttcttcttcttcttctccttcagaTTCCTTTATCTCTATCTCTCTCTAACTCGCTCTTAATTCTGTTTTCTAATCTCGTTGGGGGTTGGGTTTGGGTTTGGGGTTCAGAATCTGAGTAAGATTGCCTGCAATAGGCTTCAGAAAGAGCTTGTCGAGTGGCAGGTCAATCCCCCAACTGGTTTCAAGCACAAAGTCACCGACAATCTTCAAAGGTATCCAATTCTATTTCTTCCCCCCTCTCTCCCTTTAAATTCCATTTCTACACCCTAAAGTTTCAATTTTTGGCCCCTTCCTCTCCTGACCCCTGATGGCCCTTTCAAAGCTGCTTCCTTTATTAATTTCCACCGTTTTTGTGTTAATTTATCAGTCCTTTATGCATGCACCATTGTTCCTTTACATTGTTTTTGCCCCTTTTGCTTtgtgtttttgtttgttttcggAAGGTGGGTTATTGAAGTCTCTGGAGCTCCTGGCACACTTTACGCTAATGAGACCTACCAGCTTCAGGTTGATTTTCCAGAGAATTACCCCATGGAAGCTCCACAGGTGGTTCTTTTGGCCCTCACTTGCATAAATTTCACCAAGTTTTTAGCTACTTCTTTTGTTCACCGATGCTATTATGTTCCTACTTCTGCTGTTAACTGTTTAACAGGTCATATTTTTGCATCCTGCTCCACTGCACCCTCATATCTACAGCAACGGCCATATTTGTTTAGGTATGCTATGCCTTTGTAATCACTATATTTTCATTTTCCATTGGTCAATGGTTTTACTTATGTTATGGGTTACCTTTTTCTTGCAGGGTTTTGGTATGTTTTACGTTTATGTTTATTTGCTATTTGCTTTTCTGTTAGCTTTTCCTTCAGACACTTGTGTTGCCGTCAAATAATTCATCGCTTGTAAATTGATTCGGACTTTCCCTTTATTTCTTGGCATTCAAGTTATAATTCCTTGCTTAATGCTTCGGAAAGATGCTTTGTTTACTTGTTTAAGTTTTCACCGATAGCTGAGGAAGCAAATTTTTACTctaattaaaatcaattttttagaAGTTAATAACCTTAGATATTTGTGTCTGAAGATTCTAATAGGGCCCGGGCGTCCATACAAGTTTGAAATGCTTAGAAGGCTACTATTCTCTgtcctttatttttctgttcctatGATTTTGATGTACATTGTGAAGAGTAACAAATAACATTGAAAGTGGTAATAATTGAAGTTACCAATGGATTGTTTCCTCCATTGTCAATTCATGCCCGTCTAGATGTGTGTAGAGCTTTGCTTCAAACTATTGATATCATAAGTGTGAATTATGTAAAAATTAGTTTGGTTTTACTTTTATCTTTTGAGAATGATGTTTGA carries:
- the LOC107642925 gene encoding LOW QUALITY PROTEIN: probable ubiquitin-conjugating enzyme E2 16 (The sequence of the model RefSeq protein was modified relative to this genomic sequence to represent the inferred CDS: deleted 1 base in 1 codon); amino-acid sequence: MTSSSATARKNLSKIACNRLQKELVEWQVNPPTGFKHKVTDNLQRWVIEVSGAPGTLYANETYQLQVDFPENYPMEAPQVIFLHPAPLHPHIYSNGHICLDILYDSWSPAMTVSSICISILSMLSSSTVKQRPEDNDRYVKNCRNGRSPRRRGGGSMMTKYSN